One window from the genome of Rufibacter tibetensis encodes:
- a CDS encoding SusC/RagA family TonB-linked outer membrane protein, with amino-acid sequence MQQALLKKSRYLLVLTFFFTSVVGAFAQTVTITGKVTDDKKEGLPGVTVLLKGTTTANATDVEGNYSLAVPNGTGTLVFSYIGFVSQEVPINGRTNINLAMVSDSKAIDEVVVVGYGTVTRKELTGSVASVTAKDIQDIPVSTAAEALAGRLAGVQVTSTEGRPGADIQVRVRGGGSLTQDNSPLYIVDGIQMENALSIISPQEIESVDVLKDAASTSIYGARGANGVVIITTKGGREQKTQVTYTGFAGVRKIVNKLEVMNPYDYAMYQYESYNLFTNANDESRTSFRDRYGRFEDLEIYKSMPMTDWQDRVFGRDAFSQTHVLGVTGGSKETSFNFTLNHAAEEGIMINSGYERTLASFKFDHKVTDRFKVGLTTRYSRQRIDGVGTSSTGSQANNRLRNAVRFRPFIAPGFESQADEFDVEYASSTQLTSPVLLANNEIRRDYRNDIIVNGWFSYDIIKNLTFRSVIGVNALDRKTNDFSGTVTALARQNNDQPVVDMTGGEAFSLTNSNTLTYKRKIAEDHNLDFLLGHELVEWNSKGRGIRTRYLPVDITPEQAFAGVQKATAPAGLIQDNPTTSESSTRLLSFFGRVGYNYKGKYFANFNLRRDGSSLFADGNRYGTFPSASLMWRVADESFMESAQNWLSDLKVRLSVGSVGNNRIGVDLFRTMYMATTNDGYAFNEAITPGYVAPSLANANLVWESTLSKNLGVDFAFFQNRLTGSIDAYQNRTKDLLLFAQIPSHSGYPGQLQNIGETENKGIELQLGAVVVDKGDFRWNANFNIARNRNKIVSLGLDPSGQAKQSYLVQSGWVNSLEDFKVEVGQPIGQFFGYVTDGYYTVDDFNATFNTATNTWTYVLKEGIANSSSVALGNRQPQPGDLKLKDLSDNNSSLISTEDRTVIGNAQPKFTGGFNQQFSYKGFDLSVFMVFSYGNKVYNANKMEFTTQYTTRDNNMLALMNDRFKLYDENGQRVSDPEQLKALNANAKYWRPSLGNYFLHSFAIEDGSFLRISNLTLGYSIPEAIIKRTRVISKLRVYATVNNLHTFTKYTGYDPEANTRRNSPLTPGVDYAAYPRSRYILGGINVTL; translated from the coding sequence ATGCAACAAGCATTACTTAAGAAGAGCAGGTACCTGCTGGTACTGACTTTTTTCTTTACATCGGTAGTGGGTGCCTTTGCTCAGACTGTTACTATCACGGGGAAAGTAACTGATGATAAGAAGGAAGGCCTGCCAGGTGTAACTGTACTACTAAAAGGTACTACCACTGCCAATGCCACTGACGTTGAAGGGAATTACTCCCTGGCGGTGCCCAACGGAACCGGCACTTTGGTGTTTTCTTACATAGGTTTCGTTTCTCAGGAAGTGCCTATCAATGGAAGAACCAACATCAATTTAGCCATGGTGTCAGACTCTAAGGCAATTGATGAAGTGGTGGTGGTAGGTTACGGTACTGTGACCAGAAAAGAACTAACTGGTTCTGTGGCCTCTGTAACAGCTAAAGATATTCAGGATATTCCGGTTAGTACAGCCGCAGAGGCGCTGGCAGGTAGATTGGCCGGGGTTCAGGTAACTTCAACTGAAGGCCGACCTGGAGCTGATATCCAGGTGAGAGTTCGTGGTGGTGGGTCGCTTACACAGGATAATTCTCCTTTATATATAGTAGATGGTATTCAGATGGAGAATGCCTTGTCTATTATCTCTCCGCAAGAAATTGAGTCTGTTGACGTGTTGAAAGATGCTGCTTCTACTTCTATCTATGGGGCCAGAGGCGCAAACGGGGTGGTGATCATTACTACAAAAGGGGGTAGAGAGCAAAAGACGCAAGTTACTTATACAGGATTTGCCGGGGTAAGAAAGATTGTGAACAAGCTAGAGGTGATGAACCCCTACGATTACGCCATGTATCAGTACGAATCTTATAATTTGTTTACCAATGCGAACGATGAAAGCCGCACTTCTTTCAGAGACCGGTATGGCAGATTTGAAGATCTAGAAATCTATAAATCTATGCCCATGACTGATTGGCAGGATAGGGTTTTCGGTAGAGATGCCTTCAGTCAGACCCACGTATTAGGGGTTACTGGTGGTTCCAAAGAGACCTCATTCAATTTTACCCTGAATCATGCCGCCGAAGAGGGAATCATGATTAACTCAGGATATGAGAGAACTTTGGCTTCCTTTAAGTTTGACCATAAGGTGACAGATAGGTTTAAGGTTGGGTTAACAACCCGTTATAGCCGTCAACGGATTGATGGGGTTGGTACATCAAGCACTGGTTCACAGGCCAATAACCGGTTAAGAAATGCCGTGCGTTTCAGACCATTTATAGCGCCAGGTTTTGAAAGCCAAGCGGATGAATTTGACGTGGAGTATGCAAGCAGCACTCAGTTAACAAGCCCTGTGCTGTTGGCAAACAATGAAATCAGACGTGACTACCGTAATGACATTATTGTGAACGGTTGGTTTAGTTATGACATCATCAAAAATTTAACCTTCAGATCTGTAATAGGGGTAAATGCCTTAGATAGGAAAACGAATGATTTTAGTGGTACTGTAACAGCACTGGCTAGACAAAATAATGATCAGCCAGTAGTTGATATGACAGGAGGAGAGGCTTTCTCCTTAACTAATTCCAACACCTTAACTTACAAGAGAAAGATTGCAGAAGATCATAATCTGGACTTCTTATTAGGACATGAACTGGTGGAGTGGAACAGCAAAGGCAGAGGGATACGCACCAGATATTTGCCGGTTGACATCACGCCAGAACAGGCTTTTGCCGGTGTCCAAAAAGCTACTGCGCCTGCTGGATTGATCCAGGATAACCCAACGACCTCTGAGTCTAGTACTAGACTTCTTTCTTTCTTTGGAAGAGTAGGTTATAACTACAAAGGCAAATATTTCGCGAATTTTAACTTAAGACGCGACGGGTCTTCCTTGTTTGCCGACGGAAATCGTTATGGTACCTTCCCTTCTGCGTCTTTAATGTGGCGTGTAGCAGATGAGTCTTTCATGGAGTCTGCTCAAAACTGGCTAAGCGATTTGAAAGTGCGCTTGAGTGTTGGTAGTGTGGGAAATAACCGTATTGGGGTTGACTTATTCAGAACCATGTATATGGCTACGACCAATGACGGGTATGCTTTCAATGAGGCCATCACTCCGGGTTATGTAGCCCCTAGCTTGGCAAATGCTAATCTGGTTTGGGAGTCTACCCTCTCCAAGAACTTAGGTGTTGACTTTGCTTTCTTCCAGAACCGTTTAACAGGTTCTATTGACGCCTACCAAAACAGAACGAAAGATCTACTTTTATTTGCTCAAATTCCGTCACACAGCGGTTATCCTGGGCAGCTTCAGAACATTGGAGAAACCGAAAACAAAGGGATTGAACTTCAGTTGGGTGCGGTAGTAGTAGATAAAGGTGACTTTAGATGGAATGCTAATTTCAACATCGCGAGGAACCGCAACAAAATAGTGAGCCTAGGTTTGGATCCATCTGGACAGGCAAAGCAATCTTATTTGGTTCAGTCGGGTTGGGTTAACTCCTTAGAAGATTTCAAAGTTGAAGTAGGTCAGCCTATTGGTCAGTTCTTCGGCTATGTAACAGATGGCTACTATACGGTTGATGATTTTAATGCCACTTTCAATACTGCTACCAATACCTGGACTTATGTGTTGAAAGAAGGTATCGCCAATAGCTCAAGTGTTGCCCTTGGTAACAGACAGCCGCAACCGGGTGATCTTAAATTGAAAGATCTTTCTGACAACAACAGTTCTTTGATCTCTACGGAAGACCGCACCGTCATTGGTAACGCTCAACCTAAATTCACAGGTGGCTTCAATCAGCAGTTTTCTTACAAAGGCTTTGACTTGAGTGTATTCATGGTGTTTTCTTACGGGAACAAAGTGTATAACGCGAACAAGATGGAGTTTACAACCCAGTACACCACCAGAGACAACAACATGTTGGCTCTTATGAATGACCGCTTTAAGCTGTATGATGAGAACGGTCAGAGAGTATCTGATCCTGAGCAACTGAAAGCCTTGAATGCAAACGCGAAATACTGGAGACCCTCTTTAGGTAACTACTTCCTGCACTCCTTTGCAATTGAAGACGGCTCTTTCTTAAGAATCAGCAACCTAACCTTAGGGTACAGCATTCCAGAGGCTATTATCAAAAGAACCAGAGTAATCTCCAAATTAAGAGTGTACGCCACTGTGAATAACCTGCACACCTTTACAAAATACACAGGTTATGATCCAGAGGCAAACACCAGAAGAAACTCTCCACTTACTCCGGGTGTTGACTACG